The genomic window atgaacctcATCCGATTCCAGCATCAGCAGTTTTGGACATCAGCCATTTACAGTGAAAGTAAGCCACTGGTAGATAGATATAGCCAAAAAGTGTTAACACTGTGACTCTGTGGTGCTATCAAAACAGTTTCTGACCGGCCAGACACTAGCTTAACCAATAGCGTGAGTTTGGGTCGGCTGAGTTTAGGAAGCTGTTTTTGTAATTCTGTTTtatgaaaatgaaacatttaaaactgtGGGTATTAATATTTGAGTAAAAGCCATACTACGAATTCAGGACACACGATCACAGCTTTAACCCACACAGCTACTATCACAGTGATGTTCCTCCTTTTGCTAACAAGCTTGTCAGTTGTGTTCTAGATATTTCAAATCCGTGAAGCAGGTGATAATAATGTGGATGTGAGACTCTTGAATTATGGCTGTGTGGTTTGCCAATATGCTAACAGGAAGTGAAAATGTGTAAAAGATCTTTGTGTTTTGTGTATGTCTAAATTTGTTAAAGCCAGTCATCTCAGCAGTTTAATACAAGaaaatacactgcaaaaaaaatgtaagagaaTAACGTTTTTGAATGTTTTCCAAAACAAGCCTTATTGCTGTTTATTTCTGGAAAAagaacatttcattatttaattgtacatattttaaagGCTGCATTTCACCTGAAAGACATTAGGATAAACACCATAAGGCAACAACAGGGAGCTTGAGGTGTTAAGAAGCTGTTAGTAAATGTTCATCTGCATTTTCACAGTGACTGAAAATGCATCATTGACTTAAAGTTGCTGCATAATATTCTCGGAAATTCTAAGAATGCCTCTACACTAGTCTTTTGAGTCCTGAAACTGTTGTTTCAGGGTTTGTTTCTAATACTGCGTGAAATGATTAATGACTATAATGATTAATATTGAGCTTTATGAACTGTTGTGAAATATTCTTAGAGGTGAAAAATGTGTCATTTGCCTTTTGAATGATGCACTGTACATGATATCAGAACTTGCTTAACAGCCTGCACAAACCTGTAGTAAGAAAACAAATTATTGACTATTTTTGGATTAATTAACTGAACTAGAATAAACTGAGGTTTTAACATTTCATAAGGCTTTCTTTCAAAAGTCTACTGACAATACTATAACGCAAGATTATCTAGTACTACCTGGCTATGGATTGACTATGCTTAGATTTATGCTGATATCATAAATACAAATCGTAATGCAGAAATCGGTTCAGCTGCCTGAGTTACAGAAATGTATGACACAATTCTTGGAGCACAGTCAGTACAGTTTGATTACTAATGCACAATTTAAGGAGTGTTCGGTGTCATTTAGAGCCACAAATGCTGTCAACAGACATAAagctgtaaataatatttaaggaGCGGTGACATTTACTTTAGCGAATTTTGCAGAAAAATTCCCCATGGAGATTTCACACCGGGTTCAGGTTAGTCACACAAACTCACCACATCGACCAACAGACAGCTACTCGGTTTGAAATTGAAGATACTTCATATATTGCTACACCATTGATGAGATGGACTGTTATTCCCCTGTAAAATACTGCCAAAACTTTGCTAATGTGAGTGCACCTTGTAAATTCCATTGTATCTTTGGATAGGTTACACTTATGTATCTATCTAGACCGGCTACATGCATACAACCAAAGGAAACACTGGCCTCTGAGGGGTAAGCAGGTGTGTTCTGATTACGCAGTGGTCATTATTGGAAACACCTACTTATTAGGCATAATAAAGGGGGTTTTATTGGTCAGATGTATGTATTATTTCTTTTGTGgctcttttttgtctgttttggttCCGTCTGGTTGCTCTTGGCTTGGGCATCCCTTGAGGAATCGTAGAATCTTTTCAATAGTGGCATCTTGATACTCATGGGACCACCTGTGACATTGAGAAGAGATTTACGTTAATTCTTTGTACAATTCGATTATTTTAGATTCGTCTCTACATTAAAAGCTTTTATTGATCTGGTGGCCAATTTTAACAACTACGAGTTACTGAGCAGTGGAAAGCGTACTGTATATCATAGAATTACTAAACATGTTTAGTCAGGCAGAGTGTTGACTCACTTAATGCCATTAAATTTGAGAATGCTACTCATGTCCTCTGGCAGAGAGGCCGGATCAGGCCACACAAAGTTATCAGTGACAGGAACAATGTTCTTCTTCCCACTCAGGGCGGTGACAATCTCCTGTGGataatataaatcaaaatgtttaaCCTTACAGCTGACTGACAATATTAATACACCTAATTACATATTTCAAGGTGTTGGCAGAAGGACGTTTTGGCATCTTTTGAGAACAGATTTAAGGATCCTCAAATAGAGATTATAATTGGGATAATGACTGAAGCTTTCAGGAGTGTATTTTCAGTCCAGTTTCAGCATGTGGCCTGAACTATGAGTAAATATGGCTTTATATTAGTGCAGGGCAACGAtttatcgcatccaaaataaaggtttttgtttatatattatatgtgtgtactgtatatatttattatgtatatataaaaacacatacagtaaatatttaaaaaatatttacatgtatatatttatattcttgaaattgatattatatatatttaaacatgacatattcttcttaaatatatacatgcatgtgtgtgtttttatatatacctaatatatatacagcacacatattatgtacacaaaaatatttattttggatgcgattaaatCGCAATTAGTTGCTGCCCAGCACTACATTATTTATAAGTACAGTTAGATCAAAGAAGGGTTTCTGCTTCTAACCTTATGAACCCAGTCTTTCATAGCCACGTCGCCCATGCATTTGTCCAGCGCGTTGGCTGACAGCACCAAAATGAAGTTGCGTGCTCGCTGTACACTCGTGATCAGTTTCTCCTCAAACCTGCCAGCTTCCAGTTTCTCCACGTCGATGAAGACGCTGAAACCACGCAATTGTAGATGCACCTTCAGTAGGCTGCAGAGAAAGATAAGAACAGGAGACGTAGGGTTTATTTCAACCAATAACTGGCCAATATTCAAATTCTATACTACTTTGTgtaactaaataaatgaaaagcaaaATACCAGAAACAATGATTTCAAATAATTCTATATTTGAACTTAGAGATCACTATATCATAATGAAAAATAGTACATCCATTCTTCAAACAACAGTAGGAAACAAGTATATTTCATTCGAGATCTGCAAGAgaacattaaatattacattgaaCGGTGTTATTAAAACTATAAAGCAATTTTAAATATGAACTTTAAGTGAGTTACATGATTGCAGATGTAACCTAAatgtaaaaagttaaaataaaataggatAAATGTGCATGTGTAATCAATATGTACAGATATATTTTGCATACATTAACTCTCATTCAAATAGAACCTGGGTAACTAAATAGGTGCCATTACTGTAAAGAGACTTAAGAGCTGTTTCATTTGAGCTCTGACCTGGCAAGCTGTGAACCTGTAGTGCGACGGTAGCTGATGAACACATCAGGGCCCGCAGGTTGGGAATCGGTTAAGCAGGGTTTAGCGGGGCGGCGGACAGAAGAAAGGATCTTTGCACGGTGGATTCCATTCTCTACATTGCAGTCAGACAGCAACTGTTGCTCTGTAATGTGGATTATATTGTTCCGATCGACTCCTGACTGAACCAAGCCATAGGTGTACTGACGGAATCGTGGGTCTATATCAGCTAGCCAGTCTGCCAGGTTATTGGGGTCACATGTGGAGTAGTTTGCATAGGTTTTCAGAACACGCAGATCTCGAAGAAACCTGTACAGAAGTTATCAGAGAACTGCTATTGGTTatgataatacaataaaaatgcttCTACTTCACTTATTTAAAATAGCACTTGCCTCTTGCGAGTGAGCCCAGAAGTCATGCCCAGATCCTGGATCAGATCCTGTTCTGTGATATTGAGCAGTAGATCTCCATCCACCTGCAGTTCCTGAAAGATATGGTACTGAtcaaaacagcaacaaacaaCTTCAAGATATCATCATATCCTCCAGCTTTATCTGAggttaaggcccaatcccaattctaccccttagcccttcccctttctcgattctcttttggttggaggggaaaggggaaggaccagatagcccttcaaaggaagatttttcaggaccacacttcaaacgaaggggtatgaattatctcggaaacatggctgctacagcgaacaaaaaaagacacataaatattttttggcataaataaagattttaacgaaaggattcatttgttttatgttacattcatttgtgagttcatattagtggtcatgttactcaaagaaatctttgcaaaaaaacgctaatatttgctaacgtcatatcattacagactgcatgatagtaccacagcatatgtctgatcagggcgataactgccgtagacattgatgggggctaacccccctaataataagaaatcactaaaccattttctcaaatattgcctattcgagagagagagagagagagagagagaaatgaaagtTGCATGTATTCGCGTCTGTGCGATTATCTTTTTAGATTGAGTTTACTTACAAAACAGCGATGTAATGGAtgtaatgtagcgattcagtatttaaactgtatttaataaaagttgtggggcagcgttgacaaatttattttctcctggatgtgtgagctgcgcgatttccgatatgtgtcATGTCATATGTGCAGTAAGCACCTCATTAATTCAGAacaataattaaaggctctaatgcacaccagcacaccagtatgtgtgtgtgttgtaagagctagacgacgaatgatggcgtgtgacgtcatggtagtggtgtcccaatccttaggggaatattttctcccctaggggtataaaatagaattgggattgggcctaaataCACAGGAAATGGGAGCTGTGTACAAACCTGAAACCGTTCAATGAATGTACTGAAGCCAATCTGCTGCAGCCAGGTCTGTACCTCTCCGCTCTTCCAGTTGGGTACAGATGAAAGGATACGCCTCGGGACGTCCTCGCTCATCATTGTTAAGGCCCTCTTAGCCAGAGAGCAGACGGTTCCATTACTGGAGTACATGACAATTCTCTTCAGGCTCTGAACAGCTCCAATCTCCTGAAATATCTGAGTAGAAAGATCCAGgggaaaaaaagtacaatttaatgtaggaatattttaaatattacagcgCCCTGCATTATACTGACTGAATGAAATACTTGTTTTTAACTCATTTTGGagtgatgatttaaaaaaatagtatctGTTTTGCTCTAGCACACTTTCTCACAATATATGATGTGCATTTCATACTATTTTTGCTTTTCGATAACCATTTGTAAGGTGAAGACGTCTGATATTATCCCATAAtcacaaatcagaaaaaaatcagtattaaatcagaatcagaaaaaaaCGTGACAAAGACATGATTCCTATCTTCATCTCCGCCAGAGATGAAGATCTCCTCATGCATAATCCTGACTTCCACTCCTTTGCAGATTGTAAGCTAAATGATAAATTCTGAAAACTTGATATTTGCctgttattaatatattaataagtacagtaaatatttatattttaaataaaagtttttattgatattttggataaattaaatacaaatcagcagtattttttaaagacaaagtgcTGTTATTTATGCTTCTGTCTTCGAATaagataaattatataaacatattatatatatgtaagttactttatatcaaatattatataaatatatgtttagcCATTCcatgatatatattatttatactaagTGTCTAAGTACATAAACCTGTAAATCTGCAGtattaaaattatatgtatatataaaatcgaTCTAAAGTCTCCAGAATTTATTAGTCATTCTCAGTAGAAAGTGCCCAAGCAACAATGCTCAAAAACGTTGCCCAGCAAAATTGCTTAAAACGTCGgcctgtgtatcatcagcctaagaGAATCTCACTCATCAGTAACACAGTGTGAAAGCATATAAAACTGAATATAGTGTCTGCCTGACCTTGGTATTACGTTGACGGGACTTGATACTAGTCTCCACACACAGATAGAACGCAGCGATGCATTTCCCCTCCAGACGTGTGCCATCCAGCAGGGGCAGTAAGTGCTGCAGGTCTGCAGCCGTACGGCCCTGCATGCTGTCTGCGCTGTCCGACAAGTTGCGTGCAAACTCTTCAGGGTCCAACGAGGCAATGAATGGCTCCACCAGCTCCAGAGTACCAGACTTGACCACTTCTTTCTCTATCTCCCTATTAGCCGCCAGCACAGCCACGGCCAGGCATGCATGAAACCGGATCAGCTCATCTTCTTTGGAGAACGCCAGTGGGAACAGCCATTCTGCTGCCTGTTTTTCGATCATCAGCTTCTGGCAGCGGTGCCCACCGTACATGGCACAATTTGCCAGGGCAACGGCGCAGTGCCGAAGTACAGTTGGGTCTGTTCCACGGCACCAGTACAGGAGGCTGTCCAGTGCTCCGTTAGTGATGAGCTGCGCAGATGTCTCCTCTGTGTGTTTAAACATGTGCTCAAGGATGCCCGACACGCTCCTTGCCAGCTGGGCATCCTCCTGCTCACGGGTCAGGTTCAGGATGACCCCAAGCCCCATACGTGCCACATAGTCCCtgcagaaaaatacaaaaacaagcatttaaaaGAATTTGGATGCATATATGCCTTTTATCCAACAAATATGCTATatactaatattaaatatattattacataatatcAAACCAAATGGCACCTGCAAATAAATCACACAAGACACTTACTCCCAATATGATTTTTAGTGGCTTTAGGAACAATTTATACACCTGTGGTATGACTATGGTGAATATATTACCTTGtcagatgaaaacaaaacaatgttgaTGTAGCTTTTCAGTCACTTTGAACTTCTTTTTGTCCTGTTTttggtatctatctatctatctatctatatatctatttattactttttgtacAAATGCAGGACAGGACTGGAATTAAAAATTCAGCCCTGACTATGACAATATTAGTTAACTGTTAAGCACTGATTTTGAGTTAGAATGCAAAGaagtaaattttataaatatcttCGTGAAACATTAtctttataatgattttttgggataaaaataaaaaaaaatcgatatatttgactcatacaatgtatttttgtctattgctacaaatataaccatGCTACGTAAGATGGGTTTTCTGGTCCAGACTCACATATGATATCtcagaacagttattttaagtatattattcAGAGAGTatgattattttcattacattacatgCTTAATGGATTATAGCACCTTtacttttatatttcttttacGAAAAAACATATTCTTaagaaaaaaacttatttttgaacagtatatctcatttttattcattttaaaccaAATAAACTGTATGCAAAATTATTGTGCCACTTTGTTTGATATTATGACTAATACAAcaccattcattcattttaaatgtgacttGCTTCCAAATACTTTTAGGCCCTACAAACAACACAATTTATCAAAAATGTTCCTTACCTGTTTTCTGAGACCAAAATCTGCTCTAGGAGCTTGGCAGACTCGTATGTGATTTCTTCAGGCGGTGtctgcagcagcagcaacagcagctccAGACCCCCATCCAGCCGGATCCTGTTGCAGATCTCCTCCGCTACCTGTCGGCCCACTGTGGGCAGGACCCAGGCCTCCTTGACGAGCTGGAAAGTCTCAGCAATGGCCAGACGGGTCTCCTCCAAATCTCCAGTGTCTTTTGAAGACTTGAGTGTTTGGATGGCGGAGCGCAGCGCGGGAAGAGAGCTGTCCAACACGGCCTGGACGTCGGTGCTGATCCCCGGAGACACAGCCCTAGGGCCGGAGCTCGTCCTCCGCTTGTGTAGCCGATTACTGACATATTCAGGAACCGTGAGTCTGTCAGTGCTAAACATGGAGAAATAACGGCAAAACTTGCTGATATAAACGACAAGAGACAAAAACATCTAGTTGCCAGCTGTTTCTCTGTTATAACAACAGTTCTGATGCTTCTTGTCTTTCAGGCGTGACAAAGAAATTATCGCGTCGCTGTCATTCCGAAGCAAATCATTAATGTGTAATGCGTGGGAAACAGTTTAGTTCATTATCCTGCGGATGtcagagaaaaataataaacacaaatgaagtCAGAGCAATTGTTTCGTTTTAAGAATCCACTGTTAGAAatgacccaaaaaaaaaacatcaaataacaagATAACGCTGTCAGAATGGCTTGATGTTAAAACGACAGTGCGTTAGCTGGTTGGTATCGCTGTATACTGGCAATTGGTTGAGTTTTGTCAGACAAAGACGACTATTTCCAATGTCCTTTTTCCACCCTCGGACAGATTCCTCTGAAACCCAGTTGTAGCGTTgcttatacattaaaataaaacaccgTGATGTCGTTATATCTGTAAAAAGTCAAGATCGTTGATAATGAATCCTCAAGCATCCTCAGCGTCTGTTTATAGACCCGCCCAGTGTATCAAGCCAGAAGCGGAAATCAACCTCAGCACCACAGTCACACTTTAGTTCAATGCCCCCTGGTGGACAAAGACTGTATGGAAcgtaagcttttatttttattgtatatttctgCCTAAATACCACATccgcaatatatttttaataataatttttaaattttatgtgtttgcagtacacaagccagcTAAGACAGCTCACtcccactgtgtgaccctgtctgtcTCTCGCTGACAGACTagtgtgcacacatacacacaggacGTGCAAAagtctgcatttgaacagtcaatagcaaatactttaactaataacaaaacatagaCTACTTACAATAggtgattcagaagcaccagattgttgtagcaaagccagaattacctcctctccaaGGTTCATGTAAatgtcatccataaaatgcgttgctgctctgttgtaagtaatcttaaagattcctaaatgcatctattttCAGAAAGCCAAATGAAGTgattttgctttcacctagatacacacagcatctccctgacatggccgcttcaacactaactgcagttactgaaaccacaccttcatctttgcgtaaacatttgggcggcattacacaaatatttccacatagtgacgtagatatatggggcgtgtttgaatgagccatttttaggggggcgtggcagagtcttaacttcgataaagaatatctctttggttttgataCTTCAGTCTTggcaacttcagggatcttatctatgcacaatcagcttgtaacattccaaagagaaaggaaaacttgaaatcgcatcatttgacccctttaagacaagtcatgtcactctgTGGCCATCTTTGAAACCCCTCTCGGGCATGCAAGTAcaactcctatctctttgaatggagAAACATCAAATTCTACAAAACTATTCACTTTAGCTTATGATTACAATTCATATTTGAAAGGTAGCTGCAGTGAAGCACTGACTTTACAaattaaggcgggcgtacacggtgcgatttttgctgtcgtacgagttcgcatgcgatttttttcaatcgtgtggaaatcgcgtattctcgtatggtcgctgctcgtatcatttgcgatgaattacgagccgagcagagtggcttacgagcacttcccgacctcccgatcatttttaaacatgtctaaaaagttcgtgagttatcggtttgaattcgtgccatttgtgcggttgaacgagccgatttgttgatttatctgaagttgaccaatcacggaactaggaaaaccacagaagaagaaagacgaagaccgCAGCTGAAGTGCTgtcaggaacagcgagcgctgtatgatgtttctagcaacgtattccaatatctttttagttctctctctctctctttcctctccctctctcgctcacacacgcatatgtagttacaagggactctccataaacgtaaccggtattctatactgtatatccccatacactacctttatcatcacgaaaaatgcatgtttaaatttctattaaacaccgtatagtatttttttttaaagccatttggtttacgagggcacagtcctcacaaaccatgtttacatttaatacccatttcagatatttataaaccatatacaagaacacacacacacacagggtaaccaaacgtcccggtttcctattgctgaaaaataacctgtacgtgtaggaaacagtcacggctcatatcaatattttatttgcagttatgcAGAGGGAgacagttatattaggcgcgtccCACTTGAAGCACCGCATGCACGcccagaatgatcacctgtatacatcaaagtaccgcgagaacgattcgaatgcattggatatgtgtgctctcataTCGCTCtccgcggtactttgatgtcatgcagtgatccttctgtgcgtgcagcgctgcttcaagtcgaacgcgtcctatcaacttcgtgcgattgattctggaattcgcaggtggTAAAATCGGtagtatatcatctcgtccgtacgatttacagataaactcactcgtgccgtgtgcgtggacatacgatcttccgaccatccgaattcgcaccgtgtacgcccgcctttagcgATTGGTTCTTTCATTCAGAACGAGGGGCTTTCCTGCAATTGAGTGGCCATATTGAGCTTGCATTTTTTCCGAAATAAAAACTATATGAAGTGACACGTATTTGGTATTCTGTACTTAAGAATAGTTATATTCTAAACTATAGATTCTATACTATGGTATATTCTATACTATGGTATATTCTATAACTATTCTATAGAAATACCCAATATGTGTCACTGGTAATCCTGCGATTCTGACCCGGCCATATCAAAGACTAGAATCTATAGCATGCGTACTGGCTGATCTAGTcttgaaaaataagctttttacaAACGCTATTTGCGCAAAAGTGCAACATTTTATGACACAGTTGCTGTCAGATTTCTCTGGGTGATTGCAAATAGAATTAATCGTAAGCTTAGGTAACAAGTTTTGTAgtatttgatgtttccccattcgaAGGTATAGGAGTAGCACTTGCATGCCCCGAGAGGGGTTTCAAAGATGGCCACTGAGTGACATGCCTTAAAGGACTTTGCTAGCAATAGAGCTCTGCCcaaatacaaagaaaaatgtaATGGTTTCCAATGTCCATACCATTATAAACCAttagtttgtatgtgtgtgtgtgttttttttttctcttttttttttcttttttttatttatttatgtattaaacaaTGGTTGGTAaccagttaatttttatttatttatttatttattttttttatatttatatttttgggcgGACATGCAGTAACTTACATGAACATGTACATTCAAATCAAACAACAAAGTGTTTTCCAGACGCTTAACTtggttattttaaaacataagttACTTAAAACATAACTATATC from Carassius auratus strain Wakin unplaced genomic scaffold, ASM336829v1 scaf_tig00007131, whole genome shotgun sequence includes these protein-coding regions:
- the LOC113071335 gene encoding sterile alpha and TIR motif-containing protein 1-like, whose translation is MFLSLVVYISKFCRYFSMFSTDRLTVPEYVSNRLHKRRTSSGPRAVSPGISTDVQAVLDSSLPALRSAIQTLKSSKDTGDLEETRLAIAETFQLVKEAWVLPTVGRQVAEEICNRIRLDGGLELLLLLLQTPPEEITYESAKLLEQILVSENRDYVARMGLGVILNLTREQEDAQLARSVSGILEHMFKHTEETSAQLITNGALDSLLYWCRGTDPTVLRHCAVALANCAMYGGHRCQKLMIEKQAAEWLFPLAFSKEDELIRFHACLAVAVLAANREIEKEVVKSGTLELVEPFIASLDPEEFARNLSDSADSMQGRTAADLQHLLPLLDGTRLEGKCIAAFYLCVETSIKSRQRNTKIFQEIGAVQSLKRIVMYSSNGTVCSLAKRALTMMSEDVPRRILSSVPNWKSGEVQTWLQQIGFSTFIERFQELQVDGDLLLNITEQDLIQDLGMTSGLTRKRFLRDLRVLKTYANYSTCDPNNLADWLADIDPRFRQYTYGLVQSGVDRNNIIHITEQQLLSDCNVENGIHRAKILSSVRRPAKPCLTDSQPAGPDVFISYRRTTGSQLASLLKVHLQLRGFSVFIDVEKLEAGRFEEKLITSVQRARNFILVLSANALDKCMGDVAMKDWVHKEIVTALSGKKNIVPVTDNFVWPDPASLPEDMSSILKFNGIKWSHEYQDATIEKILRFLKGCPSQEQPDGTKTDKKEPQKK